The Fulvivirga ligni genome window below encodes:
- a CDS encoding GH92 family glycosyl hydrolase produces MRILSLITQSLLVALFAVDMGCQSNKSDHKNKPLTDYVNPLLGTATLWEPEDLGYKRTWKQRTWGAEVFPGSSVPNAMVQLSPVTQFRSGAGYQYEDSVIYGFSHTCKGHWNLQHLPILPVTGKITATDYRSGFSHDNEAARPGYYQVQLDRYHVNAELTSTLRCAFHKYTFRKEDEKSVLVNVKRSNNHVREWNIQKAGEHAFSGMQDGEGRIFYYAISNYPVDSIEQVKEDQDEVALVHFVDSKGAKPLELKIGFSFVSIENAKMNLEAEMEQKSFAQVQSEADSTWQNLLSKINVEGGTEREKGLFYSCLYRSFLWPALRSDVNHEYTDERGEVVNKGFNKYTDPSFWDDYRNKLILLGMLSPDVATDVLKSIIDKGEKTGGYMPTFFHGDHASTFVAGSYLRGLKDFDLNRAYKLLLNNAFVPGRGGRRYLDEYLERGWIAEKDTVNVPTWDEYKGAVTKTVEYAYDDYAIALIAKALGDEEHYQTLMERSDNYKKVFDPSTGFWRGRIEDGSWIEDFDPYYPYFQYMYREANAWNALFFAPHDPEGMIELYPSKQAVEDKLDSLFSEPWRGYEVHNMTGFIGNYCHGNQPGHSIPYTYYFIDKQEKAQVMLDSIMNHFYDMGADKLAYSGMDDAGEMSAWYVFNSIGLYTYSPADPEYLVTVPLFDKVTFNLQGKPFTIVKEGEGEKITSITYGDDTLDGYFITHQQLQEGKELVVNTK; encoded by the coding sequence ATGCGAATTTTATCATTAATAACTCAAAGCCTTTTGGTGGCCCTTTTTGCCGTAGACATGGGCTGTCAATCAAACAAATCAGATCATAAAAATAAACCCTTAACTGACTATGTAAACCCTCTTTTAGGAACTGCTACCTTGTGGGAGCCGGAAGATTTGGGCTACAAACGTACCTGGAAACAGCGCACCTGGGGAGCAGAAGTATTTCCCGGATCATCGGTGCCTAATGCCATGGTGCAGCTCAGCCCAGTGACTCAGTTTCGCAGTGGGGCCGGGTATCAATACGAGGACAGCGTGATCTATGGTTTTTCTCATACCTGCAAAGGGCACTGGAATCTGCAGCATCTGCCTATTCTGCCTGTTACGGGCAAGATAACCGCCACAGACTATCGTTCCGGTTTTAGTCATGATAATGAAGCGGCTCGTCCCGGTTATTATCAGGTGCAGTTAGATAGATACCATGTAAATGCCGAGCTTACTTCCACGCTGCGTTGTGCTTTTCATAAGTATACCTTCCGGAAAGAGGATGAAAAATCCGTGCTGGTAAATGTGAAGCGTTCTAACAATCATGTGCGTGAATGGAATATCCAAAAGGCTGGTGAACATGCTTTTAGCGGCATGCAGGATGGTGAAGGCAGGATTTTCTATTATGCCATAAGCAACTACCCGGTGGATAGCATTGAGCAGGTGAAGGAAGATCAGGATGAAGTGGCCTTAGTGCACTTTGTAGATAGCAAAGGGGCGAAGCCGCTGGAGCTTAAAATCGGGTTTTCTTTTGTAAGCATTGAGAATGCTAAGATGAATCTGGAGGCAGAAATGGAGCAGAAATCTTTCGCTCAGGTGCAAAGTGAGGCCGATTCTACCTGGCAAAATCTGTTGAGCAAAATCAATGTAGAAGGTGGTACTGAAAGAGAAAAAGGCTTGTTTTATTCCTGCTTGTATCGATCATTTTTGTGGCCTGCTCTGCGTAGCGATGTAAACCATGAGTATACTGATGAACGCGGTGAAGTAGTAAACAAAGGCTTTAACAAATACACTGATCCTTCTTTTTGGGATGATTACCGCAATAAATTGATATTGCTGGGTATGCTTTCGCCTGATGTGGCCACGGACGTGCTCAAATCCATTATTGACAAGGGAGAGAAAACAGGAGGATATATGCCCACATTCTTTCATGGCGACCATGCATCCACCTTTGTAGCGGGTAGTTATTTGAGAGGTCTTAAGGATTTCGATCTCAACAGGGCTTATAAGTTGCTGTTGAATAATGCTTTTGTTCCCGGCAGAGGCGGCAGACGCTACCTGGATGAATACCTGGAAAGAGGCTGGATCGCTGAAAAAGACACCGTAAATGTGCCTACCTGGGATGAATACAAGGGCGCTGTTACTAAAACAGTGGAATATGCTTATGATGATTATGCTATTGCCTTAATAGCCAAAGCGTTGGGTGATGAAGAACACTACCAAACATTGATGGAGCGCTCTGATAATTACAAGAAGGTGTTTGACCCAAGCACCGGTTTTTGGCGAGGCCGCATAGAGGATGGCAGCTGGATTGAAGACTTTGATCCTTACTACCCTTATTTCCAATACATGTACAGGGAAGCTAACGCCTGGAATGCGCTGTTCTTTGCGCCACATGATCCTGAGGGCATGATTGAGCTCTACCCAAGTAAGCAGGCAGTGGAAGATAAGCTGGATTCTCTTTTCTCTGAGCCATGGAGAGGCTATGAGGTGCACAACATGACCGGTTTTATAGGAAATTACTGCCATGGCAACCAACCCGGACACAGCATTCCCTACACCTACTACTTCATAGATAAGCAGGAAAAAGCTCAGGTAATGCTGGATAGCATCATGAACCACTTCTACGATATGGGCGCTGATAAGCTGGCCTATTCCGGAATGGATGATGCCGGAGAAATGTCAGCCTGGTATGTGTTCAATTCCATTGGCCTTTATACCTATTCACCTGCAGATCCTGAATACCTTGTTACCGTACCGCTATTCGATAAGGTGACTTTCAACTTGCAGGGCAAGCCTTTTACCATCGTGAAAGAAGGAGAGGGGGAGAAGATTACAAGTATTACCTATGGCGATGATACTCTGGATGGATACTTCATCACCCATCAGCAGCTGCAGGAAGGTAAGGAGCTGGTAGTCAATACGAAATAA
- a CDS encoding glycoside hydrolase family 2 TIM barrel-domain containing protein: protein MINKVNTLLLTVLSLFLCHTIKAQDGADVNSKTKEASAFDISWIADEHVFAVNKEAGHATFIPYASTNAMKADAYYQQPWVTPKQSTTIDLNGSWKFKWVKGTKEGPGPSEFQAANYDDSNWDNIRVPMSWEMDARYNDPTYNNTGYPFKNEPPYAREGYEEHGVVDHNATGFYRRDFDLPQSWKDKEVFIHFDGVYSAAVVWVNGQFVGYSQGSNNDAEFDITKYAKPGANQLSVRVYRWSDGSYLEGQDHWRMSGIHRDVYLVATPKTFVRDHYITVEDQNANATEGKLNVSLAIDNRGGEKGTKTYKLDLLDAEGKLVATKEAKVKIKDASQTLNLTTEALTGLTPWHTESPYLYTVVISQLNKGKEEMVFSSKYGFRNIQMVDQGDNHYVTINGKRIFFKGTNIHDTHPLYGKYVDVETMLKDITLMKQANINTVRTSHYPRQAKMNAMFDAYGLYVMDEADLECHGNNSLTRNPDWRDAFVDRNVRMVLRDRNHSSVIFWSLGNENGSGNNLNEAYKEVKKLDDRFIHCHGNESSSDMHSEMYTSVDGARRLQHGKDGKPFFICEYAHAMGQAVGNLTDYWQVIENSSGIIGACVWDWVDQSIYNPENIKDGNLVDDQGFHAWVSGYDFDDYVINHPGRYNDHAFQGNFLNNGIVSPDRQWTAKLTEIKKVYQYVDFSGLTSDNQQVSIKNKYPFNNLSDMFYLTYTVRENGRIIEEGKVQEVDVPSGESRTIQVPFKTLKNANSEYTVTVGLCLKTSTTWAKANYRLADEQFVIKARKKELSPIMAKGKLSVKNNKVTGENFSVEFDENGALKSYIFNGQELIAQGPEYNDFRRIDNDTEGKQYEANNGDDGDRQYDYDATGIKEHSITAKLKEQGDNATISMSASGWKANYTVDYTVYPNGALDMTVKFDPQRRGLRRLGLGMQFADGFEGIEYYAKGPWSNYRDRQTGSYLGRYETTVDDMVEEYVHPQSYGNHQDLRELILKNSANHVNLRIETEGMVAFSLSHYDEMTWNQHIQYERLHWSDLKRYDKVFAHFDYWQRGIGNNSCFSDSCLPHYEVPYPGNNQGGNLSYTLRFIPEVGK, encoded by the coding sequence ATGATCAATAAAGTCAATACGCTATTGCTTACGGTGCTCTCATTGTTTCTGTGCCATACCATAAAAGCACAGGATGGAGCTGACGTGAATAGCAAAACTAAAGAGGCCAGTGCCTTTGACATCAGCTGGATTGCAGATGAGCATGTTTTTGCTGTCAACAAGGAGGCCGGCCATGCTACCTTTATTCCCTATGCATCTACTAACGCTATGAAGGCCGATGCATATTACCAGCAACCGTGGGTAACGCCTAAGCAGTCGACAACCATAGACTTGAATGGCAGCTGGAAGTTTAAGTGGGTGAAGGGCACCAAGGAAGGACCTGGCCCCAGCGAGTTTCAGGCGGCCAACTATGACGACAGCAACTGGGATAACATCAGGGTGCCGATGAGTTGGGAAATGGACGCGCGTTATAATGACCCGACCTACAATAACACCGGTTATCCTTTTAAAAATGAACCACCCTATGCCCGCGAAGGATATGAAGAACATGGCGTGGTAGATCATAATGCTACCGGCTTTTATCGCCGTGATTTTGATCTTCCTCAAAGCTGGAAAGATAAAGAAGTATTCATCCATTTTGATGGGGTTTATAGTGCGGCTGTGGTATGGGTGAATGGTCAGTTTGTGGGCTACTCTCAGGGATCTAATAACGATGCAGAATTTGATATTACAAAATATGCCAAGCCAGGCGCTAATCAACTGTCAGTGCGCGTGTACCGATGGAGTGATGGCTCGTATCTGGAAGGCCAGGATCACTGGCGCATGAGCGGTATACACAGAGATGTTTATCTGGTAGCTACGCCAAAAACCTTTGTTCGTGACCACTACATTACGGTGGAAGACCAGAATGCCAATGCTACCGAAGGTAAGCTCAATGTATCCTTGGCCATTGACAATCGTGGCGGTGAAAAAGGCACTAAAACCTATAAGTTGGATTTGCTTGACGCTGAAGGAAAACTGGTGGCAACCAAAGAAGCGAAAGTCAAAATTAAAGACGCGTCTCAAACCTTGAACCTTACTACCGAGGCATTGACAGGGCTTACGCCATGGCACACCGAAAGCCCTTATCTCTACACGGTGGTGATCAGCCAGCTTAACAAAGGAAAAGAGGAAATGGTGTTCTCCAGTAAATATGGATTTAGAAATATCCAAATGGTAGATCAGGGTGATAATCATTATGTTACCATCAATGGTAAGCGCATTTTCTTTAAGGGTACAAACATACATGACACGCACCCGCTCTATGGCAAGTATGTAGATGTGGAAACCATGCTCAAAGACATTACCCTGATGAAGCAGGCCAATATCAATACCGTTCGTACCAGTCATTATCCGCGTCAGGCGAAGATGAATGCTATGTTTGATGCTTACGGTCTTTATGTGATGGATGAAGCGGATCTGGAATGCCATGGCAATAACAGCCTTACCCGAAATCCGGATTGGAGAGATGCCTTTGTTGATCGTAATGTGAGAATGGTGCTGCGTGACCGAAACCATTCAAGCGTTATCTTTTGGTCTCTAGGAAATGAAAATGGCAGTGGAAACAACCTGAACGAAGCCTATAAAGAGGTGAAAAAACTGGATGACCGGTTTATCCATTGCCATGGAAATGAAAGCAGCTCTGATATGCATTCTGAAATGTACACCAGCGTGGATGGCGCCAGGCGACTGCAGCACGGAAAAGATGGGAAACCATTCTTCATCTGTGAGTATGCACATGCCATGGGGCAGGCCGTGGGTAACCTTACGGATTATTGGCAGGTGATTGAAAATAGTAGCGGTATCATTGGCGCTTGCGTGTGGGATTGGGTTGATCAATCCATTTACAATCCTGAAAATATAAAAGATGGAAATTTAGTCGATGATCAGGGTTTTCATGCCTGGGTATCTGGCTATGACTTTGATGATTACGTCATCAACCACCCGGGCCGATATAATGACCATGCCTTCCAGGGAAACTTCCTTAATAACGGTATAGTTTCTCCCGACAGGCAGTGGACGGCTAAGCTCACAGAGATCAAAAAAGTGTATCAGTATGTTGATTTTTCTGGTTTAACGAGTGATAATCAGCAGGTAAGCATAAAGAATAAGTATCCGTTCAATAACCTTTCGGATATGTTTTACCTCACCTACACAGTACGAGAAAATGGTCGAATCATTGAAGAAGGAAAAGTGCAGGAGGTGGATGTGCCATCAGGCGAATCACGCACCATTCAAGTGCCTTTTAAAACCTTAAAGAATGCCAACTCTGAATATACCGTAACCGTAGGGCTGTGCCTAAAAACATCTACTACCTGGGCCAAGGCGAACTATCGTCTGGCAGATGAGCAGTTTGTTATAAAAGCGCGTAAAAAAGAGCTATCACCGATTATGGCCAAAGGAAAACTTTCCGTTAAGAACAATAAGGTAACAGGAGAGAATTTCTCCGTGGAATTTGATGAAAACGGTGCCCTGAAAAGCTACATCTTCAATGGCCAGGAGCTCATAGCACAAGGACCTGAATACAATGATTTTCGCAGAATAGATAATGATACCGAAGGCAAGCAGTATGAGGCCAACAATGGTGACGATGGTGATCGCCAATATGATTATGATGCTACAGGCATTAAAGAACACAGCATTACTGCCAAGCTGAAGGAGCAAGGGGATAACGCCACCATTTCTATGTCTGCCAGCGGCTGGAAAGCAAACTATACCGTAGATTATACCGTCTACCCGAATGGAGCCCTTGATATGACGGTGAAGTTCGACCCACAGCGCAGAGGTCTTCGTCGCCTGGGGCTGGGCATGCAGTTTGCCGATGGTTTTGAAGGTATTGAATACTACGCCAAAGGCCCATGGTCTAACTACAGAGACCGCCAGACGGGTTCATACCTGGGACGCTATGAAACCACGGTAGACGATATGGTAGAGGAATACGTGCACCCACAATCATATGGAAACCACCAGGACCTGCGCGAGCTGATCCTAAAGAATAGTGCAAACCATGTAAATCTCCGCATCGAAACAGAGGGAATGGTAGCCTTCTCCCTCAGCCATTATGACGAGATGACCTGGAACCAACACATTCAGTATGAGCGCCTACACTGGTCAGACCTAAAAAGGTATGACAAAGTCTTTGCCCATTTCGACTACTGGCAGCGCGGCATCGGAAACAATAGCTGCTTTTCTGACTCTTGCCTGCCACATTACGAAGTGCCATACCCAGGCAATAACCAAGGCGGCAACCTTAGTTATACACTACGGTTTATACCTGAGGTTGGGAAGTGA
- a CDS encoding toxin-antitoxin system YwqK family antitoxin yields MNKILKYGLLLFILVNCSNGVKKQGSEVLDYEQLSFKDGEGYYRGKPYNGVVVSKHPNGQKKFESVFKNGTDNGEFREWDDEGNLLELSQSQNGKNHGKYVRYYPSGKKYFQVEYYKGQPTGEATEWHENGKIKIAYYYENGLENGSYILWDSTGTKLLEGQMKDGKRDGEWHEYWKNQGYMVINTYNKGELVDSKKTSK; encoded by the coding sequence ATGAATAAAATATTGAAGTACGGATTATTGTTATTTATACTTGTGAATTGCTCTAACGGTGTAAAGAAACAAGGATCTGAGGTGTTAGATTATGAACAGCTATCTTTTAAGGATGGAGAGGGGTATTATCGGGGCAAACCTTACAATGGGGTGGTGGTCTCTAAGCACCCAAACGGTCAGAAAAAATTTGAATCTGTATTTAAAAATGGAACTGATAATGGAGAATTTAGGGAATGGGATGATGAAGGTAATTTACTAGAATTGAGTCAATCTCAGAACGGTAAAAATCATGGAAAATATGTACGCTATTATCCTTCAGGGAAGAAATATTTTCAGGTGGAATATTATAAAGGACAGCCAACAGGAGAGGCAACTGAATGGCATGAGAATGGTAAAATTAAAATAGCCTATTATTATGAAAATGGCCTAGAAAACGGTTCTTATATCTTATGGGATAGTACGGGAACAAAACTACTGGAAGGACAGATGAAGGATGGTAAAAGAGATGGTGAATGGCATGAATATTGGAAAAACCAAGGATATATGGTTATTAATACCTACAATAAAGGAGAGTTAGTGGACTCTAAAAAAACTTCAAAATAG
- a CDS encoding DUF1493 family protein: MKIKRVEYAKLRHAYATVKMFLEKTSGVRITSLNNTIAEDLGLWGDDNLFLLEEFVNRYELQHNGIEYEKYFHSEVEHLASTTILINILKLLIWLPLKLIEWLTLNKIKLSLSRFEKLERKVNDMTFKDLVTWYVEKDFMLSNQLKYELKSAQ; the protein is encoded by the coding sequence ATGAAAATAAAAAGAGTTGAGTACGCGAAACTTCGGCATGCATATGCAACTGTTAAAATGTTTCTTGAGAAAACTTCGGGTGTACGAATAACATCACTTAATAATACCATTGCAGAGGACTTAGGGTTGTGGGGTGATGATAACTTGTTTCTATTGGAAGAGTTCGTAAATAGGTATGAACTTCAACATAATGGCATTGAATACGAAAAATACTTTCATTCAGAAGTAGAACATCTTGCCTCAACTACTATATTAATTAATATATTAAAGCTGTTAATTTGGCTTCCTCTAAAGCTTATCGAATGGCTAACGTTGAATAAGATAAAACTTAGTCTATCGCGATTTGAAAAGCTGGAAAGAAAGGTGAATGACATGACATTTAAGGATTTGGTGACTTGGTATGTTGAAAAGGATTTTATGCTCTCAAACCAACTCAAATACGAATTGAAATCAGCCCAATAA
- a CDS encoding type II toxin-antitoxin system ParD family antitoxin: MSKNTSISLGDYFDNFVKHSISEGRFKNASEVVRAGLRLLEEEESKVLSLKKAIQDGVDSGIAEDFEPSNHLQQLKASRTNE; the protein is encoded by the coding sequence ATGAGCAAGAACACATCTATTTCACTAGGGGACTATTTCGATAATTTTGTAAAACATAGCATTTCAGAAGGTCGATTCAAGAATGCAAGCGAAGTTGTTCGAGCTGGATTAAGACTCTTGGAAGAAGAGGAGAGCAAAGTTCTTTCGCTAAAAAAGGCCATTCAAGACGGAGTCGACAGTGGAATTGCAGAAGATTTTGAACCTTCAAACCATTTGCAGCAGCTGAAGGCATCAAGAACTAATGAGTAA
- a CDS encoding type II toxin-antitoxin system RelE/ParE family toxin, with amino-acid sequence MSKYRLTNLAVQDLSDIWNYTYDRWSERQADYYYEQLTSTFESIAANQLQGRNYEGIRSDLFGIKVNRHIVFFRIISAELIEITRILHERMDLKNRLK; translated from the coding sequence ATGAGTAAGTATCGGTTAACTAACCTTGCAGTTCAGGATTTGTCAGACATTTGGAACTACACATATGATCGATGGTCTGAACGGCAGGCGGATTACTATTATGAACAACTCACTAGCACCTTTGAATCCATTGCAGCGAACCAGCTACAAGGAAGAAATTACGAGGGAATAAGGAGTGATTTATTTGGAATTAAGGTGAATCGACATATTGTATTTTTTCGTATAATTTCGGCTGAACTTATTGAGATAACTAGAATTCTACATGAACGAATGGACTTGAAGAATCGACTGAAATAA
- a CDS encoding PAS domain-containing sensor histidine kinase, with protein MDRKDAQKLKLKLKERYPKIFHNAHIPIVVTDENGCVVDFNEAAHKQTDYTAEEYAKMNMSQIDVTRNSPEEIQSIVSQIQTNGYAIFEALHRTKTGKILNIIVNASLLEMDGKKYNLAVFNDITHHKKEEHRLLAELAVKQERLEELNGRLSNFAYIASHDLQEPLRTITSYIGVILKNVDDSVSEKVIKYLQVINKSADRMKVLITALLEFSRLGLNKAMVEVNAQEVVEAVINDLYLSIESTDATIEVDDLPKITANATEMRQLFQNLLVNAIKFRKASIAPKIQIGYKELEGYHQFVVSDNGIGMASKNINRIFNIFQKLLLEEEYSGYGIGLANSRKIVEVHGGKIWVETEFGKGSNFYFTIAKHIGS; from the coding sequence ATGGATAGAAAAGATGCCCAAAAGCTGAAATTGAAACTAAAGGAGCGTTATCCTAAAATTTTTCATAACGCTCATATTCCTATTGTAGTTACTGACGAAAATGGTTGCGTGGTAGATTTCAATGAGGCCGCCCATAAGCAAACAGACTATACAGCAGAAGAATATGCTAAAATGAATATGAGTCAAATTGATGTGACCCGAAATTCGCCTGAAGAAATCCAGAGTATTGTGAGTCAAATTCAGACCAATGGTTATGCTATTTTTGAAGCACTACATAGAACTAAAACTGGTAAAATTTTAAATATCATTGTGAATGCCTCCTTACTTGAAATGGATGGTAAGAAATACAATTTGGCGGTTTTTAATGATATCACTCATCACAAAAAAGAAGAGCACAGATTATTAGCAGAGTTGGCAGTTAAGCAGGAGAGATTAGAAGAGTTAAATGGCCGACTTAGTAATTTTGCTTATATCGCATCTCATGATCTACAGGAACCGTTGCGGACCATTACCAGTTACATCGGAGTCATTCTTAAAAATGTTGACGACAGCGTAAGTGAAAAGGTCATAAAATATCTTCAAGTTATCAATAAGTCAGCTGATAGGATGAAGGTACTTATCACTGCCTTATTGGAGTTTTCGAGATTAGGCCTTAATAAAGCTATGGTTGAAGTGAATGCTCAAGAGGTAGTAGAGGCCGTTATTAATGATTTGTACCTGTCGATTGAGTCAACCGATGCTACCATTGAGGTGGATGATTTGCCTAAAATAACTGCCAACGCTACGGAAATGCGGCAACTTTTTCAAAACCTCCTGGTCAATGCTATCAAGTTTCGTAAGGCGTCTATAGCGCCTAAAATCCAGATAGGTTATAAAGAGTTGGAAGGCTATCATCAATTTGTGGTATCTGATAACGGAATAGGCATGGCATCTAAGAATATAAATCGAATATTCAATATATTTCAAAAGCTACTCCTGGAGGAAGAGTATTCCGGATATGGAATAGGACTGGCCAATAGCCGAAAAATAGTTGAAGTACATGGTGGGAAAATCTGGGTAGAAACGGAATTCGGTAAAGGAAGTAATTTTTATTTTACAATAGCTAAGCATATAGGGTCATGA
- a CDS encoding response regulator, whose product MKRKLNCIMLIDDNAYDNELHEMEIEETGKVEKIITYRSAEKALDYLKNNLDKPDNTPQLILLDINMPGMNGWDFLEEYEQLNLETIVVVMLTTSINQDDQNKANSIESIRDYLNKPLTTYNFINLLKKHMPEVLDV is encoded by the coding sequence ATGAAAAGAAAACTTAACTGTATAATGCTCATTGATGACAATGCATATGATAATGAGCTACACGAGATGGAAATAGAAGAAACGGGTAAGGTGGAGAAAATCATTACTTATCGTTCAGCGGAAAAGGCTTTAGACTATCTTAAGAACAACCTAGACAAGCCTGATAATACACCACAACTGATATTATTAGATATTAACATGCCCGGAATGAACGGCTGGGACTTTTTAGAGGAATATGAGCAGCTGAACCTCGAAACAATAGTTGTGGTAATGCTAACCACCTCGATTAACCAGGACGATCAAAACAAAGCCAATAGCATAGAATCCATCAGAGATTATCTAAACAAGCCCTTAACAACTTACAACTTTATAAACCTGCTAAAAAAACACATGCCCGAGGTGTTAGATGTATAA
- a CDS encoding T9SS type A sorting domain-containing protein, producing the protein MNSKNKLYINTLFTLFFLFVSSVLLAQPNWPAIKSNALFNVYDTNYYAPEIQPVNVGGWEDGLYMTRDGKHMFSTYLPIDLFSWVGDFDPCIDFDPYYRGPLLGIDTVTNPYGCGNYIHSDIIMSNRTDTSVPFTHWQPTNLIHSYTFDGGACGVLLNSDTFDVFIFTSDLGEGNGVDLMFSRNVHWWMYFCANNAGGLHSIYKSRQMIPGDWDSWGAKELVIEPADLIGTDGFIYGVGEPTLTEWGDISFVAIYGNHLLADTTDVFDCDPWILKRKTPVITSVNYLNTEKQDIAIYPNPVETILNIEIPDDLVGGEIHIYDMLGNQTGAYLKCTNIKMKVDVMDLPHGTYFLRFQKQNTVLVEKLIVESE; encoded by the coding sequence ATGAACAGTAAAAATAAATTATACATTAATACTCTATTTACATTGTTCTTTCTTTTTGTTAGCTCAGTGTTGCTTGCTCAACCCAACTGGCCAGCAATTAAATCAAATGCGTTATTTAATGTATATGACACCAACTATTACGCTCCGGAAATACAGCCGGTAAATGTAGGGGGATGGGAAGATGGACTATACATGACGCGAGATGGTAAACATATGTTTAGCACTTATTTGCCCATTGATCTTTTTTCATGGGTGGGAGATTTTGATCCATGTATAGATTTTGATCCCTATTATAGAGGTCCACTATTAGGTATAGATACAGTAACCAACCCATATGGTTGTGGCAATTATATTCATAGTGATATCATTATGAGTAATAGAACTGATACTTCAGTGCCCTTTACTCACTGGCAACCAACCAATTTAATCCATTCCTATACCTTTGATGGAGGTGCATGTGGGGTTTTGCTCAATTCCGATACTTTTGATGTATTTATCTTCACTAGTGATTTAGGTGAAGGTAATGGTGTTGATCTGATGTTTTCAAGAAATGTGCATTGGTGGATGTATTTCTGTGCAAATAATGCGGGTGGCTTACATAGCATTTATAAGTCAAGACAAATGATACCAGGCGATTGGGATAGCTGGGGTGCTAAGGAATTGGTTATAGAACCAGCTGATCTGATAGGAACAGATGGTTTTATTTATGGCGTAGGAGAGCCTACCTTAACCGAATGGGGAGATATTTCTTTTGTAGCCATTTATGGCAACCATTTGCTAGCTGATACTACAGATGTATTCGACTGTGATCCGTGGATATTGAAAAGAAAAACTCCAGTAATAACCTCAGTAAATTATTTGAATACCGAGAAACAAGATATCGCTATATATCCGAATCCGGTTGAAACCATTTTAAATATTGAAATCCCTGATGATTTAGTCGGTGGAGAAATTCATATTTATGACATGTTGGGTAATCAAACCGGTGCTTATCTAAAATGTACTAATATTAAAATGAAGGTTGACGTAATGGATTTACCTCATGGGACGTATTTTTTGAGATTTCAAAAACAAAATACTGTACTGGTGGAAAAGTTGATTGTAGAATCCGAGTAA
- a CDS encoding DUF6624 domain-containing protein: MKKTKVFLTIFIALILAVSVFLFINRDKFAYVGSVDYVEVDCNKRSEILSEIYLSDQKIRKENNLIKYAKEDHRNQELVISILEKCGMPTLNEVTQEQMNAIWLGLQHNTENKYRIKYFPLIEKAVKNGDLSKQQYALMKDRMLMEEGKPQIYGSQIKNGELYELESPETVNQRREEMGLEPLEDYLKYMGISYDTEK; this comes from the coding sequence ATGAAAAAAACTAAAGTGTTCTTAACCATTTTTATAGCTCTAATATTAGCAGTGTCTGTATTCTTATTTATAAATAGAGACAAATTTGCGTACGTGGGTTCAGTAGACTATGTAGAAGTGGACTGCAATAAGAGGAGTGAAATATTAAGTGAGATCTATCTCAGTGACCAAAAAATTAGGAAAGAGAATAATTTAATTAAGTATGCCAAGGAAGACCACAGAAATCAGGAATTAGTGATAAGCATTCTTGAAAAATGCGGGATGCCAACTTTGAATGAAGTAACGCAGGAACAAATGAATGCTATCTGGTTAGGGTTGCAACATAATACGGAGAATAAATACAGAATAAAATATTTCCCACTTATTGAAAAGGCTGTGAAAAATGGGGATTTGAGTAAGCAGCAATATGCACTTATGAAGGATAGAATGCTGATGGAGGAGGGTAAACCACAGATATATGGCAGTCAAATTAAGAATGGTGAGTTGTATGAATTAGAATCGCCTGAAACTGTTAACCAAAGAAGAGAAGAGATGGGGCTAGAACCCTTAGAAGACTATTTGAAATACATGGGTATATCCTATGATACCGAGAAGTAA